In the Paenibacillus sp. FSL H7-0357 genome, one interval contains:
- a CDS encoding distal tail protein Dit: MGDKRPQDLGLQTLRESQRPILPPTVDRIYTVPYMHGAYDFGSDMGPRSLPLECAFMERNSYQLQRRVSALAAHLVDGDGRPRTMSLIFSNQPDRHYMVRLSGQLPIDRMVGLGKFSLPMVAYDPFAYSIYDSDDINVDSPVLVDTEVSVDAAYEFAVTGPVTLVVDNFGALNVKPVIEIAGSFGTLSLTVGGVVTTYNAAMSGTLILDFQRGTARIGSTNLLLNTNARFGALSPGVSSVIVGGTGLNFSMSIKFKAKYAG, translated from the coding sequence TTGGGCGATAAGCGCCCGCAGGATTTAGGCCTGCAAACACTTCGGGAGTCACAGCGGCCAATCCTACCGCCGACAGTAGACCGGATATACACTGTTCCATACATGCATGGGGCGTATGACTTCGGATCAGACATGGGGCCGCGTTCTTTGCCTCTGGAGTGTGCGTTCATGGAGCGGAATTCCTACCAATTACAGCGGCGGGTGTCGGCACTAGCTGCTCATTTAGTCGATGGTGACGGCAGGCCGCGCACGATGTCCTTGATCTTCTCCAATCAGCCAGATCGTCATTACATGGTGCGATTATCCGGTCAATTACCTATTGATCGCATGGTTGGGTTAGGTAAATTTTCCTTGCCGATGGTAGCATATGACCCATTCGCCTATAGTATCTACGATTCAGATGATATCAATGTTGATTCACCGGTGCTGGTAGATACTGAAGTATCCGTTGATGCTGCTTATGAGTTTGCGGTAACTGGTCCGGTCACGCTGGTCGTTGATAATTTCGGCGCTTTGAATGTCAAACCAGTTATTGAGATTGCTGGAAGCTTCGGCACGCTCTCGCTGACCGTGGGTGGTGTGGTAACCACATATAATGCGGCCATGTCAGGAACGCTGATTCTTGACTTCCAGCGAGGTACAGCGCGTATCGGTTCAACGAACTTGCTGCTAAACACTAATGCTAGGTTCGGCGCACTATCTCCAGGAGTATCTTCGGTTATAGTTGGTGGTACGGGCCTGAACTTCAGCATGTCCATTAAATTCAAAGCAAAGTATGCGGGGTGA